One part of the Populus alba chromosome 18, ASM523922v2, whole genome shotgun sequence genome encodes these proteins:
- the LOC118059428 gene encoding probable WRKY transcription factor 11: MAVELMSFNTKMDDQTAIQEAASQGIKSMEHLIRIMSHQNNHHVADCTDLTDVTVSKFKRVISILNRTGHARFRRGPIQPNQPTKSSFSLSSPSTSTQSPQSQSQSPSFSRFQNLTLTPQQITPPVTAPAAPTSLTLDFTKANIFSSKSAEIEFSKDSFSVSSNSTSFMSSGITGDGSVSNGKQGSSIFLGSAGKPPLSTVPYSNKKRCHEHHHDDSVSGSSSGKCHCSSKRRKNRVKKTIRVPAISSKIADIPPDEYSWRKYGQKPIKGSPYPRGYYKCSTMRGCPARKHVERATDDPSMLIVTYEGEHCHTQGAMEGNMAAGTVNLVFESTVMVEE, encoded by the exons ATGGCGGTAGAGCTGATGAGTTTTAACACAAAGATGGATGATCAGACGGCTATACAAGAGGCTGCGTCACAAGGAATTAAGAGCATGGAGCACTTGATCCGAATCATGTCTCACCAAAATAATCATCACGTGGCCGATTGCACTGACCTTACTGATGTAACCGTTTCCAAGTTCAAGAGAGTCATTTCCATCTTAAACCGAACAGGTCACGCCCGGTTCCGTCGTGGCCCGATTCAACCCAACCAGCCGACCAAGTCTTCGTTTTCCCTCTCTTCACCCTCCACATCGACACAATCACCGCAATCACAGTCTCAGTCCCCCTCTTTCTCTCGCTTTCAAAACCTAACCCTAACTCCACAGCAAATCACACCTCCGGTCACCGCACCGGCGGCGCCGACGAGCCTGACGCTTGACTTCACGAAAGCGAATATATTTAGCTCCAAGAGTGCAGAGATTGAGTTCTCGAAGGATAGTTTCAGTGTTTCTTCGAACTCGACGTCGTTTATGTCGTCGGGGATAACCGGAGACGGCAGCGTTTCTAATGGAAAGCAAGGATCGTCGATTTTCTTAGGATCCGCTGGCAAGCCGCCGCTCTCGACGGTGCCTTACAGCAACAAGAAGCGGTGCCATGAGCATCATCATGATGACAGTGTCTCTGGCTCCTCTAGTGGCAAGTGCCATTGCTCTTCCAAGAGAAG GAAGAATCGGGTGAAGAAAACAATCAGGGTTCCGGCAATAAGTTCAAAAATAGCTGATATTCCACCAGATGAGTATTCTTGGAGAAAATATGGTCAAAAACCAATCAAGGGCTCACCATACCCAAg GGGATATTACAAGTGCAGTACAATGAGAGGGTGCCCGGCAAGGAAACATGTGGAGAGAGCAACAGATGATCCATCCATGTTGATTGTAACTTACGAGGGAGAGCACTGCCATACTCAAGGTGCAATGGAGGGTAACATGGCGGCCGGAACTGTTAACTTGGTGTTCGAGTCAACCGTGATGGTAGAGGAATAA